The DNA region TCGACCCACCCCGGGATCCTCGCGGGCCTAGTCGGCGACCAACTGCTCGATCAGCGCCAGCGAGTGCGCGTCGTACGCGGTCACGATCGCGTGTGCGGTCGGGGCGTCGCGTTCGGTGAGGGCGTCCACGAGGGCCGTGTGCTCGGCCCACAGACGGCCGCGCAGGTCGTCGACCCGGCGCAGGTGCTGGACCGCGCAGACCCAGGACTGGACACGCAGCCGGTGCAGGAAGTCGGCGAGATAGGGGTTGCCGAACAGCCCGCTGAGCTCGCGCCAGAAGCGCAGGTCGTAGCCGATGAGGATGTTGAGGTCACCGGCGGAGGCCGCCCGCTGGGCCTCCTCGCCGCGCCGCCGCACCCCGGCGAGCGCGGCACCGGTGCGCGGGTCGTCGATCCGCGTGGCGAGCGCGGCGCGGGCGCCCCGGGTGGTGGTGGCCTCCCCGTCGAGCAGCCCGCGGAAGATGCTGTCCGTGACCAGGCTGCGGGCCTCGATCATGCCCCGGTAGTCGTTCAGCGAGTACTCGTGGACGCTGAAGCCGCGGTGCTGGTCCGCGTCCAGCAGGCCCTGGGCCGACAGATCGACCAGGGCCTCGCGGACGGGGGTCGCGGAGACGCCGTACTGCTCGGCGATCTCCTTGACCGTGAACTCCTGGCCCGGCTTGAGGCGTCCGGCCAGCACCTCGTCGCGGAGCGCGTCCGCGATCTGCTGCCGCAGGGTGCTGCGGGTGACGGCGCCATTGCCGCTGCCGGTGCGGGGCATCGTCCGTTCCTTCCCCGATCGGATAAGTACTCGCTCATGTCTACGAGCCAGTCACCTTACGCGTTCGGGAAAGGGCCATCCGGACCACACCGGTCCTGCGCTACACCGTGTGCTCGTCGGCCACCGAGAGCGCCTCGTCGAGCGCGGCCAGACCCTCCTTGGCCTCGGCCTCCGTGATGTTGCACGGGGGAACGACATGGGTGCGGTTCATGTTGATGAAGGGCCACAGTCCGTGCGCCTTCGCCGCGGCACCGAACGCCGCCATGGGCGCGTTCGCCGTACCGGACGCGTTGTACGGCACCAGCGGCTCCCGCGTCTCCCTGTCCCGTACGAGTTCCAGGGCCCAGAAGACGCCCGTGCCGCGGACCTCGCCGACGCTCGGGTGGCGTTCGGCCAGCTCGCGCAGCCCGGGACCGAGCACGGCCGCGCCGATCCGGGTGGCCTGGCCGAGGATGTCCTCCTCCTCCATCACGTTGAGGGTCGCGACGGCGGCGGCACAGGCGAGAGGGTGCCCGGAGTAGGTGAGTCCGCCGGGGTAGGGGCGCTTCGCGAAGGTCTCGGCGATGGCGGGGGAGATGGCAACACCGCCCAGCGGCACGTACCCGGAGTTCACACCCTTCGCGAACGTCATCAGGTCCGGCACGACCCCGTAGTGGTCCGCGGCGAACCAGTGCCCGGTCCTTCCGAAGCCCGCCATGACCTCGTCCAGGACGAAGACGATCCCGTACTCGTCGCAGAGCGAGCGGACGCCCTCCAGATATCCCGGCGGCGGCATCATGATCCCGGCCGTGCCCGGAATCGTCTCCAGGATGATCGCCGCGATGGTGGCGGGGCCCTCGAAGACGATCGTGTCCTCCAGGTGCTGGAGCGCGCGCTCGCACTCCTGCTGCTCGGTCTCCGCGTGGAAGGGCGAGCGGTACAGGAACGGCGCCCAGAAGTGCACGACCCCGGCCGCCCCGCTGTCGTTCGGCCAGCGGCGCGGGTCACCGGTGAGGTTGATCGCGGCGGCGGTCGCGCCGTGGTACGAGCGGTAGGCGGAGAGCACCTTCGGGCGGCCGGTGTGCAGCCTGGCCATGCGCGTGGCGTTCTCGACGGCCTCGGCGCCACCGTTGGTGAAGAAGATCTTGTCCAGATCCCCCGGTGTCCGCTCGGCGATCAGCCGGGCCGCCTCCGACCGGGCCTCGACGGCGAAGGCCGGCGCGAACGTCGTCATGCTCGCGGCCTGCTCCTGGATCGCGGCGACGACCTTCGGGTGCTGGTAGCCGATGTTCGTGAAGACGAGCCCGCTGGTGAAGTCCAGATACCGCTTGCCGTCGTAGTCCCAGAAGTACGCCCCCTCCGCACCGGCGACGGCGAGCGGGTCGATGAGCTCCTGCGCTGACCAGGAGTGGAACACATGCGCACGGTCCGCGGCCTTCACGGCGGCGCCGGCCTGGGGATTGGGCTGAGGGGTCATGCGGCCGAGCGTAGGTGTCCGGGGCGAGGGCGCGACATCGGCGTCCTGTCTGTGGTGCGGCCGGGAACGCGACAGGTTGTCGTGTGTAGGGACGCCCGCCCCGATCCCACCGCAGTCCCGCCGACGGTCGGGGGAAACTATTGACAGCATCCTGTCGTGATGACAGCATACTTACATAAGCACCACGCAGGACCGTACCGAGCAGCACGACCGAGGAGGAACCATGAACGGCATCCGCAAGCCCGTACACCTCGCCGTCTACGACACGCTCGCCGACTGGGAGACCGGCCACACGACCGCGTACCTCGCGAGGGGCGGCTACGAGATCCGGACGGTCGGAGCGTCTCTCGCCCCCGTGAGGTCCGTCGGCGGGCTGCGGATCCAGCCCGACGTCGCGCTCGACGATCTGCGGCCCGAGGACAGCTCGCTGCTGATCCTGCCGGGGGCCGATCTGTGGGACACGAGCGACGACCTCGCCCCCTTCGCCCGCAAGGCGCGGGAGTTCCTGGAGGCCGACGTGCCCGTCGCCGCGATCTGCGGGGGCACGGCAGGCCTCGCCCGCGAGGGACTCCTCGACGACCGGGCCCACACCAGTGCCGTCTCCTTCTACCTGGCGGCCACGGGGTACAAGGGCGGCGAGCGGTACGTCGACACCGACGCCGTCACGGACGGCAAGCTGATCACCGCCGGGCCCACCGAGCCCGTCGCGTTCGCGCGGGAGGTGTTCGGACTGCTCGGGGTGTACGAGGGAGAGGTGCTCGACGCCTGGTACCGGCTGTTCCACGACTCGGACGCGGAGGCGTACGCGGTGCTTGAGGCGGCCGGCCAGTGACGGAGACGGGCAGGACAGGCAACATGGGTGAAGCGAGTGGGGCGGAGGACAGGGAGCGGCAGGACCTGTTCAGCCGGAGCGCGCTCGGTGTCTTCCGGCTGAACGGCCAATTCCTGGGTGTGGCAGAGGAGTTGGCCAAGCCGGCCGGGCTCACGGCGGCCTGGTGGCAGGTGCTCGGGGCGGTACTGAAGGAGCCGCTGCCCGTCTCCGGGATCGCCCGAGTCATGGGCATCACCCGGCAGAGCGTGCAGCGGATCGCCGATCTGCTGGTCGAGCGGGGCCTCGCGGAATACGTGCCCAATCCCGCCCACCGCCGCGCCAAGCTCCTCCGCCCGACGGAGGAGGGCCTCGCGGCCGTCCGGCGGATCACCCCCGGCCACGCGGCCTTCGCGGACCGCCTCGCGCAGACCCTCGGCGAGGCCGGACTGGCCGAGACCGTACGGGTGCTGGAGCGCCTGAT from Streptomyces sp. NBC_00258 includes:
- a CDS encoding aspartate aminotransferase family protein; translated protein: MTPQPNPQAGAAVKAADRAHVFHSWSAQELIDPLAVAGAEGAYFWDYDGKRYLDFTSGLVFTNIGYQHPKVVAAIQEQAASMTTFAPAFAVEARSEAARLIAERTPGDLDKIFFTNGGAEAVENATRMARLHTGRPKVLSAYRSYHGATAAAINLTGDPRRWPNDSGAAGVVHFWAPFLYRSPFHAETEQQECERALQHLEDTIVFEGPATIAAIILETIPGTAGIMMPPPGYLEGVRSLCDEYGIVFVLDEVMAGFGRTGHWFAADHYGVVPDLMTFAKGVNSGYVPLGGVAISPAIAETFAKRPYPGGLTYSGHPLACAAAVATLNVMEEEDILGQATRIGAAVLGPGLRELAERHPSVGEVRGTGVFWALELVRDRETREPLVPYNASGTANAPMAAFGAAAKAHGLWPFINMNRTHVVPPCNITEAEAKEGLAALDEALSVADEHTV
- a CDS encoding type 1 glutamine amidotransferase family protein, giving the protein MNGIRKPVHLAVYDTLADWETGHTTAYLARGGYEIRTVGASLAPVRSVGGLRIQPDVALDDLRPEDSSLLILPGADLWDTSDDLAPFARKAREFLEADVPVAAICGGTAGLAREGLLDDRAHTSAVSFYLAATGYKGGERYVDTDAVTDGKLITAGPTEPVAFAREVFGLLGVYEGEVLDAWYRLFHDSDAEAYAVLEAAGQ
- a CDS encoding MarR family winged helix-turn-helix transcriptional regulator translates to MGEASGAEDRERQDLFSRSALGVFRLNGQFLGVAEELAKPAGLTAAWWQVLGAVLKEPLPVSGIARVMGITRQSVQRIADLLVERGLAEYVPNPAHRRAKLLRPTEEGLAAVRRITPGHAAFADRLAQTLGEAGLAETVRVLERLIGAMETVTEGGAGPRTGTESGVRTVTETASAVTEP
- a CDS encoding GntR family transcriptional regulator, which translates into the protein MPRTGSGNGAVTRSTLRQQIADALRDEVLAGRLKPGQEFTVKEIAEQYGVSATPVREALVDLSAQGLLDADQHRGFSVHEYSLNDYRGMIEARSLVTDSIFRGLLDGEATTTRGARAALATRIDDPRTGAALAGVRRRGEEAQRAASAGDLNILIGYDLRFWRELSGLFGNPYLADFLHRLRVQSWVCAVQHLRRVDDLRGRLWAEHTALVDALTERDAPTAHAIVTAYDAHSLALIEQLVAD